One Candidatus Baltobacteraceae bacterium DNA segment encodes these proteins:
- a CDS encoding helix-turn-helix transcriptional regulator: MINNRDHLKGLGEFIRTQRELANLSLRQLADLAKVSNPYLSQVERGLYKPSAEVLKQIARALHLSAETFYAQAGLLDEDVQREASDAVESAVKLDPRLTPDQKDTLIRVYRGFIG; this comes from the coding sequence ATAAACAATCGCGATCATCTGAAGGGGCTCGGCGAGTTCATCCGCACACAGCGCGAACTGGCCAACCTTTCGCTGCGTCAGTTAGCCGATCTGGCCAAGGTCTCGAACCCATACCTGAGCCAGGTCGAGCGCGGTCTCTACAAGCCCTCGGCCGAGGTGCTCAAGCAGATCGCCCGGGCGCTCCACCTCTCGGCCGAGACCTTCTACGCGCAGGCCGGACTGCTGGACGAGGACGTACAGCGTGAGGCCAGCGACGCGGTCGAATCGGCCGTCAAACTCGACCCGCGGCTCACGCCCGACCAAAAGGACACGCTCATCCGGGTCTATCGCGGCTTCATCGGCTGA